A part of Perca fluviatilis chromosome 15, GENO_Pfluv_1.0, whole genome shotgun sequence genomic DNA contains:
- the cramp1 gene encoding protein cramped-like isoform X1 — protein sequence MVKRKKTSPTSEEHENGMTLGSREGIGVDGRRNPSRKPEGCDEEESGEQASEERSTKGDDGVEILNPSTTDLSPGSAPVLPASPPNQTGLGSNQHSQTSAEPAPPCQDQHHFLRSSVRPPSKRIRKDSIGSTINGHGGAKSKGVENGSSSQGTVGQSGPVSGSTGGVSKASKGQGSAEKEEQSGNQKRARRQWESWSTEDKNSFFEGLYEHGKDFEAIQNNIAMKYKKRGKPANMVKNKEQVRHFYYRTWHKISKHIDFANVYSRVLKKSSQELYGLICYAELRKKVGGLMDDKNVAKLNELIQQGATTVRSKGRNLRIKAPMCRALKKLCDPDGVSDEEDQKPVRLPLKVAVELQPRSNQSWARVQSLAHNPRLRMVVELHRKVSSLIEYLKQKWAYHDQRILKSLMEREALEGGQSNTASPSKSQQDELFLFPAESSTLTTLPGVARVVHSKASCTVHWLESGKNRPNAKELPAAQILGIHTAPPLRTSTKSGRGGTAAAGGAGSSVTVLGDSRRTEPLNPEPSQDCSTKVEEKRPQSVSVPASSQQTVAPREEGIGIGPFEGGTTGSGVEASSGLAVTKSMDNLCSGTESSSEQCKEELNTITSSPEGNQTPPAKPSVTGSEEGMLQGSAPAAKERAVEQIRGEGWSARDAENVTLAELYLMFGKPGKLQLEYEWQPIAAPFNNQENGQASSQLKPNRTHRVLRCLLKLVATEVNPKPLAPELCSTATSPLKTHQEEQNQALTPPGKGPIAGVRSPSFGRQQGSIRGARLHLPNAGVSGGRNLPRSLLGSTAGSDGESGVFAVPTTLPPNSSRHNRMFSPNKEAELALKQQLDSISQSDLFSRQRKPRNRQLRKPLVVQRTLLPRTTGDTPQHVCSFSILSNSSATGTGSFRPIHTRLAPSSRPLLSKASTAASSSAAASQLSSAIDLAAKSAGIIPGSPCRELNSPAVDNRTLLATTPIVDAEPDSQLLQHNVPENGQPPASPEVIGGGDSLLSPPSVASLLDISLPGPPEEALAPGEPQTHISDSIIELAINSAHYGEEAALSPAKLSNNDGSKLLASSPSVSPSRGWIPSPSHDPQWYPSDSSDSTLGCLLSSMVSPDKGKRNTLTPSGPSSGTALLGPSLLDCNSHDSFQSRGIPDVAEMDSQLACMMSESSVDYIARFNDLAQELAVTEPSIPPP from the exons ATGGTGAAGAGAAAGAAGACGTCGCCTACTAGCGAAGAACACGAAAATGG CATGACACTGGGCTCCAGGGAGGGGATCGGTGTCGATGGGAGGAGGAATCCGTCCAGAAAGCCCGAGGGTTGCGACGAAGAGGAGAGCGGAGAGCAGGCGAGCGAGGAGCGCAGTACAAAGGGAGACGACGGAGTGGAAATTCTTAATCCATCAACCACGGATCTGAGCCCCGGTTCAGCTCCGGTTCTCCCCGCCTCTCCGCCGAACCAAACCGGGCTTGGCTCAAACCAGCATTCCCAGACCTCAGCGGAGCCCGCCCCTCCGTGTCAAGACCAGCATCATTTTCTCCGATCAAGCGTTCGACCTCCGAGCAAACGCATCCGGAAGGATTCAATCGGCTCGACCATTAATGGGCATGGCGGGGCAAAATCGAAAG GGGTAGAGAATGGCTCGTCCTCTCAGGGGACAGTGGGACAGTCAGGGCCTGTGTCAGGCTCCACGGGGGGAGTGTCGAAGGCCTCCAAGGGCCAAGGGTCTGCTGAGAAGGAGGAGCAATCTGGTAACCAGAAGAGGGCCCGTCGGCAGTGGGAATCTTGGAGCACAGAGGACAAAAACAGCTTTTTTGAGGGGCTCTACGAG CATGGGAAGGATTTTGAGGCTATCCAGAACAACATTGCAATGAAGTATAAGAAAAGAGGCAAGCCAGCCAACATGGTGAAGAACAAGGAGCAGGTTCGCCACTTTTACTACCGGACCTGGCACAAGATCTCTAAACACATTGACTTTGCCAATG TGTACTCCAGAGTGCTGAAGAAATCCTCTCAAGAACTGTACGGCCTTATCTGCTATGCCGAGCTCCGCAAAAAAGTTGGAGGGC TAATGGATGATAAGAATGTGGCAAAGCTGAATGAACTAATCCAGCAAGG AGCCACCACCGTGCGCTCCAAAGGGAGGAACTTGCGGATCAAAGCACCCATGTGCCGAGCACTGAAGAAACTTTGTGATCCAGATG GAGTGAGTGACGAGGAGGACCAGAAGCCGGTGCGTCTACCCCTGAAGGTGGCAGTGGAGCTCCAACCACGCAGTAACCAGTCCTGGGCCCGCGTTCAGAGTCTAGCCCACAACCCTCGCCTCAG GATGGTGGTGGAGCTCCACAGGAAAGTCTCCAGCCTCATTGAGTATCTGAAACAGAAGTGGGCGTACCATGACCAGCGGATT CTTAAGAGTCTTATGGAGAGGGAGGCTCTGGAGGGTGGCCAGTCCAACACAGCGTCTCCCAGCAAATCCCAGCAGGATGAGCTCTTTCTTTTCCCCGCCGAAAGCAGTACTTTGACCACACTTCCTGGTGTGGCACGTGTCGTTCACTCCAAGGCCTCCTGCACTGTACACTGGCTAGAAAGTGGCAAGAACCGGCCTAATGCCAAGGAACTCCCAGCTGCTCAGATTCTGGGTATTCACACAGCTCCACCACTTCGGACTAGCACTAAATCTGGACGGGGAGGcacagctgctgctggaggTGCTGGCTCTTCAGTGACTGTATTGGGTGATAGTAGACGAACTGAGCCCCTTAATCCTGAGCCTTCACAAGACTGTTCTACAAAGGTAGAGGAGAAGAGACCTCAGTCTGTTTCTGTCCCTGCCTCCTCACAACAGACTGTGGCTCCTAGGGAAGAGGGAATTGGGATAGGGCCCTTTGAAGGGGGAACAACCGGTAGTGGTGTGGAGGCCAGTAGTGGTTTAGCAGTGACCAAAAGCATGGACAACTTGTGTAGTGGTACAGAAAGCTCATCTGAGCAGTGCAAAGAGGAGCTGAACACCATCACCTCTTCCCCAGAGGGCAACCAGACTCCCCCAGCCAAACCTTCAGTGACTGGCTCAGAGGAGGGAATGTTGCAGGGATCTGCACCAGCAGCCAAAGAACGAGCTGTTGAGCAGATCAGAGGGGAGGGCTGGAGCGCCCGTGACGCAGAGAACGTCACCCTGGCTGAGCTCTACCTGATGTTTGGGAAGCCTGGCAAACTGCAGCTGGAGTATGAGTGGCAGCCCATTGCAGCTCCTTTCAACAACCAAGAAAACGGACAAGCCTCGTCACAGCTCAAGCCCAACAGGACACACCGCGTTTTGCGCTGCCTGCTCAAGCTGGTTGCCACCGAGGTCAATCCTAAACCTTTG GCTCCAGAGCTGTGCTCCACAGCTACATCACCACTTAAGACCCATCAAGAGGAGCAAAACCAGGCCCTCACACCTCCAGGGAAGGGTCCCATAGCAGGTGTTCGCAGCCCCAGCTTTGGCCGGCAGCAGGGGTCTATCCGAGGGGCCCGGTTACACCTGCCAAATGCTGGAGTCTCAG GTGGACGCAACCTGCCCCGCTCTCTGCTGGGGTCGACGGCGGGCAGCGACGGAGAAAGCGGTGTGTTTGCAGTACCCACCACACTGCCCCCCAACAGCTCACGGCACAACAGAATGTTTTCCCCCAATAAGGAAGCTGAGCTAGCCCTCAAACAGCAGCTCGACTCTATCAGT CAGTCAGATCTTTTTTCAAGACAGAGAAAACCTCGAAACCGACAACTTCGGAAACCACTTGTAGTTCAG CGAACACTCCTACCCCGAACTACAGGAGATACTCCTCAGCATGTCTGCTCCTTCTCTATCCTCTCCAACTCCTCTGCCACAG GAACTGGATCTTTCCGGCCAATCCACACTCGCCTGGCTCCTTCCTCCCGCCCCCTCCTGTCCAAAGCTTCCACTGCAGCGTCTAGCTCTGCAGCGGCCAGCCAGCTCTCAA GTGCCATTGACCTGGCAGCGAAGTCTGCAGGTATCATCCCTGGCAGTCCCTGTCGGGAGCTAAATTCTCCCGCTGTTGATAACCGTACCCTGCTCGCCACCACACCCATTGTTGATGCTGAACCAGACTCTCAACTCCTCCAGCACAATGTCCCAGAG AATGGTCAGCCTCCAGCGTCTCCTGAAGTGATCGGTGGTGGggactctctcctctctccacccAGCGTAGCCTCGCTCCTGGACATCTCTCTCCCTGGCCCCCCCGAAGAGGCTCTAGCCCCCGGAGAACCTCAGACACACATCAGTGACTCCATCATCGAGCTCGCCATCAACTCTGCCCACtatg GCGAGGAGGCCGCTCTCTCTCCAGCCAAGCTGAGCAACAATGACGGCTCCAAACTGTTGGCCTCGTCTCCGTCAGTCAGCCCGTCCAGAGGCTGGATCCCTTCGCCCAGCCATGACCCCCAGTGGTACCCCAGCGACTCatctgactccacactgggatGCCTCCTGT CCAGCATGGTCTCTCCTGATAAGGGCAAGCGGAACACCCTAACCCCCTCTGGTCCCTCCAGCGGCACAGCTTTGCTTGGTCCTAGCCTCCTGGACTGCAACTCCCATGATTCCTTTCAGTCCCGTGGCATTCCTGATGTGGCAGAA ATGGACTCTCAGCTTGCGTGTATGATGAGTGAGAGCAGCGTGGACTACATCGCTCGCTTCAATGACCTGGCTCAGGAGCTGGCTGTGACAGAGCCCTCCATCCCACCACCCTGA
- the cramp1 gene encoding protein cramped-like isoform X2, protein MVKRKKTSPTSEEHENGMTLGSREGIGVDGRRNPSRKPEGCDEEESGEQASEERSTKGDDGVEILNPSTTDLSPGSAPVLPASPPNQTGLGSNQHSQTSAEPAPPCQDQHHFLRSSVRPPSKRIRKDSIGSTINGHGGAKSKGVENGSSSQGTVGQSGPVSGSTGGVSKASKGQGSAEKEEQSGNQKRARRQWESWSTEDKNSFFEGLYEHGKDFEAIQNNIAMKYKKRGKPANMVKNKEQVRHFYYRTWHKISKHIDFANVYSRVLKKSSQELYGLICYAELRKKVGGLMDDKNVAKLNELIQQGATTVRSKGRNLRIKAPMCRALKKLCDPDGVSDEEDQKPVRLPLKVAVELQPRSNQSWARVQSLAHNPRLRMVVELHRKVSSLIEYLKQKWAYHDQRILKSLMEREALEGGQSNTASPSKSQQDELFLFPAESSTLTTLPGVARVVHSKASCTVHWLESGKNRPNAKELPAAQILGIHTAPPLRTSTKSGRGGTAAAGGAGSSVTVLGDSRRTEPLNPEPSQDCSTKVEEKRPQSVSVPASSQQTVAPREEGIGIGPFEGGTTGSGVEASSGLAVTKSMDNLCSGTESSSEQCKEELNTITSSPEGNQTPPAKPSVTGSEEGMLQGSAPAAKERAVEQIRGEGWSARDAENVTLAELYLMFGKPGKLQLEYEWQPIAAPFNNQENGQASSQLKPNRTHRVLRCLLKLVATEVNPKPLAPELCSTATSPLKTHQEEQNQALTPPGKGPIAGVRSPSFGRQQGSIRGARLHLPNAGVSGGRNLPRSLLGSTAGSDGESGVFAVPTTLPPNSSRHNRMFSPNKEAELALKQQLDSISSDLFSRQRKPRNRQLRKPLVVQRTLLPRTTGDTPQHVCSFSILSNSSATGTGSFRPIHTRLAPSSRPLLSKASTAASSSAAASQLSSAIDLAAKSAGIIPGSPCRELNSPAVDNRTLLATTPIVDAEPDSQLLQHNVPENGQPPASPEVIGGGDSLLSPPSVASLLDISLPGPPEEALAPGEPQTHISDSIIELAINSAHYGEEAALSPAKLSNNDGSKLLASSPSVSPSRGWIPSPSHDPQWYPSDSSDSTLGCLLSSMVSPDKGKRNTLTPSGPSSGTALLGPSLLDCNSHDSFQSRGIPDVAEMDSQLACMMSESSVDYIARFNDLAQELAVTEPSIPPP, encoded by the exons ATGGTGAAGAGAAAGAAGACGTCGCCTACTAGCGAAGAACACGAAAATGG CATGACACTGGGCTCCAGGGAGGGGATCGGTGTCGATGGGAGGAGGAATCCGTCCAGAAAGCCCGAGGGTTGCGACGAAGAGGAGAGCGGAGAGCAGGCGAGCGAGGAGCGCAGTACAAAGGGAGACGACGGAGTGGAAATTCTTAATCCATCAACCACGGATCTGAGCCCCGGTTCAGCTCCGGTTCTCCCCGCCTCTCCGCCGAACCAAACCGGGCTTGGCTCAAACCAGCATTCCCAGACCTCAGCGGAGCCCGCCCCTCCGTGTCAAGACCAGCATCATTTTCTCCGATCAAGCGTTCGACCTCCGAGCAAACGCATCCGGAAGGATTCAATCGGCTCGACCATTAATGGGCATGGCGGGGCAAAATCGAAAG GGGTAGAGAATGGCTCGTCCTCTCAGGGGACAGTGGGACAGTCAGGGCCTGTGTCAGGCTCCACGGGGGGAGTGTCGAAGGCCTCCAAGGGCCAAGGGTCTGCTGAGAAGGAGGAGCAATCTGGTAACCAGAAGAGGGCCCGTCGGCAGTGGGAATCTTGGAGCACAGAGGACAAAAACAGCTTTTTTGAGGGGCTCTACGAG CATGGGAAGGATTTTGAGGCTATCCAGAACAACATTGCAATGAAGTATAAGAAAAGAGGCAAGCCAGCCAACATGGTGAAGAACAAGGAGCAGGTTCGCCACTTTTACTACCGGACCTGGCACAAGATCTCTAAACACATTGACTTTGCCAATG TGTACTCCAGAGTGCTGAAGAAATCCTCTCAAGAACTGTACGGCCTTATCTGCTATGCCGAGCTCCGCAAAAAAGTTGGAGGGC TAATGGATGATAAGAATGTGGCAAAGCTGAATGAACTAATCCAGCAAGG AGCCACCACCGTGCGCTCCAAAGGGAGGAACTTGCGGATCAAAGCACCCATGTGCCGAGCACTGAAGAAACTTTGTGATCCAGATG GAGTGAGTGACGAGGAGGACCAGAAGCCGGTGCGTCTACCCCTGAAGGTGGCAGTGGAGCTCCAACCACGCAGTAACCAGTCCTGGGCCCGCGTTCAGAGTCTAGCCCACAACCCTCGCCTCAG GATGGTGGTGGAGCTCCACAGGAAAGTCTCCAGCCTCATTGAGTATCTGAAACAGAAGTGGGCGTACCATGACCAGCGGATT CTTAAGAGTCTTATGGAGAGGGAGGCTCTGGAGGGTGGCCAGTCCAACACAGCGTCTCCCAGCAAATCCCAGCAGGATGAGCTCTTTCTTTTCCCCGCCGAAAGCAGTACTTTGACCACACTTCCTGGTGTGGCACGTGTCGTTCACTCCAAGGCCTCCTGCACTGTACACTGGCTAGAAAGTGGCAAGAACCGGCCTAATGCCAAGGAACTCCCAGCTGCTCAGATTCTGGGTATTCACACAGCTCCACCACTTCGGACTAGCACTAAATCTGGACGGGGAGGcacagctgctgctggaggTGCTGGCTCTTCAGTGACTGTATTGGGTGATAGTAGACGAACTGAGCCCCTTAATCCTGAGCCTTCACAAGACTGTTCTACAAAGGTAGAGGAGAAGAGACCTCAGTCTGTTTCTGTCCCTGCCTCCTCACAACAGACTGTGGCTCCTAGGGAAGAGGGAATTGGGATAGGGCCCTTTGAAGGGGGAACAACCGGTAGTGGTGTGGAGGCCAGTAGTGGTTTAGCAGTGACCAAAAGCATGGACAACTTGTGTAGTGGTACAGAAAGCTCATCTGAGCAGTGCAAAGAGGAGCTGAACACCATCACCTCTTCCCCAGAGGGCAACCAGACTCCCCCAGCCAAACCTTCAGTGACTGGCTCAGAGGAGGGAATGTTGCAGGGATCTGCACCAGCAGCCAAAGAACGAGCTGTTGAGCAGATCAGAGGGGAGGGCTGGAGCGCCCGTGACGCAGAGAACGTCACCCTGGCTGAGCTCTACCTGATGTTTGGGAAGCCTGGCAAACTGCAGCTGGAGTATGAGTGGCAGCCCATTGCAGCTCCTTTCAACAACCAAGAAAACGGACAAGCCTCGTCACAGCTCAAGCCCAACAGGACACACCGCGTTTTGCGCTGCCTGCTCAAGCTGGTTGCCACCGAGGTCAATCCTAAACCTTTG GCTCCAGAGCTGTGCTCCACAGCTACATCACCACTTAAGACCCATCAAGAGGAGCAAAACCAGGCCCTCACACCTCCAGGGAAGGGTCCCATAGCAGGTGTTCGCAGCCCCAGCTTTGGCCGGCAGCAGGGGTCTATCCGAGGGGCCCGGTTACACCTGCCAAATGCTGGAGTCTCAG GTGGACGCAACCTGCCCCGCTCTCTGCTGGGGTCGACGGCGGGCAGCGACGGAGAAAGCGGTGTGTTTGCAGTACCCACCACACTGCCCCCCAACAGCTCACGGCACAACAGAATGTTTTCCCCCAATAAGGAAGCTGAGCTAGCCCTCAAACAGCAGCTCGACTCTATCAGT TCAGATCTTTTTTCAAGACAGAGAAAACCTCGAAACCGACAACTTCGGAAACCACTTGTAGTTCAG CGAACACTCCTACCCCGAACTACAGGAGATACTCCTCAGCATGTCTGCTCCTTCTCTATCCTCTCCAACTCCTCTGCCACAG GAACTGGATCTTTCCGGCCAATCCACACTCGCCTGGCTCCTTCCTCCCGCCCCCTCCTGTCCAAAGCTTCCACTGCAGCGTCTAGCTCTGCAGCGGCCAGCCAGCTCTCAA GTGCCATTGACCTGGCAGCGAAGTCTGCAGGTATCATCCCTGGCAGTCCCTGTCGGGAGCTAAATTCTCCCGCTGTTGATAACCGTACCCTGCTCGCCACCACACCCATTGTTGATGCTGAACCAGACTCTCAACTCCTCCAGCACAATGTCCCAGAG AATGGTCAGCCTCCAGCGTCTCCTGAAGTGATCGGTGGTGGggactctctcctctctccacccAGCGTAGCCTCGCTCCTGGACATCTCTCTCCCTGGCCCCCCCGAAGAGGCTCTAGCCCCCGGAGAACCTCAGACACACATCAGTGACTCCATCATCGAGCTCGCCATCAACTCTGCCCACtatg GCGAGGAGGCCGCTCTCTCTCCAGCCAAGCTGAGCAACAATGACGGCTCCAAACTGTTGGCCTCGTCTCCGTCAGTCAGCCCGTCCAGAGGCTGGATCCCTTCGCCCAGCCATGACCCCCAGTGGTACCCCAGCGACTCatctgactccacactgggatGCCTCCTGT CCAGCATGGTCTCTCCTGATAAGGGCAAGCGGAACACCCTAACCCCCTCTGGTCCCTCCAGCGGCACAGCTTTGCTTGGTCCTAGCCTCCTGGACTGCAACTCCCATGATTCCTTTCAGTCCCGTGGCATTCCTGATGTGGCAGAA ATGGACTCTCAGCTTGCGTGTATGATGAGTGAGAGCAGCGTGGACTACATCGCTCGCTTCAATGACCTGGCTCAGGAGCTGGCTGTGACAGAGCCCTCCATCCCACCACCCTGA
- the cramp1 gene encoding protein cramped-like isoform X3 has protein sequence MTLGSREGIGVDGRRNPSRKPEGCDEEESGEQASEERSTKGDDGVEILNPSTTDLSPGSAPVLPASPPNQTGLGSNQHSQTSAEPAPPCQDQHHFLRSSVRPPSKRIRKDSIGSTINGHGGAKSKGVENGSSSQGTVGQSGPVSGSTGGVSKASKGQGSAEKEEQSGNQKRARRQWESWSTEDKNSFFEGLYEHGKDFEAIQNNIAMKYKKRGKPANMVKNKEQVRHFYYRTWHKISKHIDFANVYSRVLKKSSQELYGLICYAELRKKVGGLMDDKNVAKLNELIQQGATTVRSKGRNLRIKAPMCRALKKLCDPDGVSDEEDQKPVRLPLKVAVELQPRSNQSWARVQSLAHNPRLRMVVELHRKVSSLIEYLKQKWAYHDQRILKSLMEREALEGGQSNTASPSKSQQDELFLFPAESSTLTTLPGVARVVHSKASCTVHWLESGKNRPNAKELPAAQILGIHTAPPLRTSTKSGRGGTAAAGGAGSSVTVLGDSRRTEPLNPEPSQDCSTKVEEKRPQSVSVPASSQQTVAPREEGIGIGPFEGGTTGSGVEASSGLAVTKSMDNLCSGTESSSEQCKEELNTITSSPEGNQTPPAKPSVTGSEEGMLQGSAPAAKERAVEQIRGEGWSARDAENVTLAELYLMFGKPGKLQLEYEWQPIAAPFNNQENGQASSQLKPNRTHRVLRCLLKLVATEVNPKPLAPELCSTATSPLKTHQEEQNQALTPPGKGPIAGVRSPSFGRQQGSIRGARLHLPNAGVSGGRNLPRSLLGSTAGSDGESGVFAVPTTLPPNSSRHNRMFSPNKEAELALKQQLDSISQSDLFSRQRKPRNRQLRKPLVVQRTLLPRTTGDTPQHVCSFSILSNSSATGTGSFRPIHTRLAPSSRPLLSKASTAASSSAAASQLSSAIDLAAKSAGIIPGSPCRELNSPAVDNRTLLATTPIVDAEPDSQLLQHNVPENGQPPASPEVIGGGDSLLSPPSVASLLDISLPGPPEEALAPGEPQTHISDSIIELAINSAHYGEEAALSPAKLSNNDGSKLLASSPSVSPSRGWIPSPSHDPQWYPSDSSDSTLGCLLSSMVSPDKGKRNTLTPSGPSSGTALLGPSLLDCNSHDSFQSRGIPDVAEMDSQLACMMSESSVDYIARFNDLAQELAVTEPSIPPP, from the exons ATGACACTGGGCTCCAGGGAGGGGATCGGTGTCGATGGGAGGAGGAATCCGTCCAGAAAGCCCGAGGGTTGCGACGAAGAGGAGAGCGGAGAGCAGGCGAGCGAGGAGCGCAGTACAAAGGGAGACGACGGAGTGGAAATTCTTAATCCATCAACCACGGATCTGAGCCCCGGTTCAGCTCCGGTTCTCCCCGCCTCTCCGCCGAACCAAACCGGGCTTGGCTCAAACCAGCATTCCCAGACCTCAGCGGAGCCCGCCCCTCCGTGTCAAGACCAGCATCATTTTCTCCGATCAAGCGTTCGACCTCCGAGCAAACGCATCCGGAAGGATTCAATCGGCTCGACCATTAATGGGCATGGCGGGGCAAAATCGAAAG GGGTAGAGAATGGCTCGTCCTCTCAGGGGACAGTGGGACAGTCAGGGCCTGTGTCAGGCTCCACGGGGGGAGTGTCGAAGGCCTCCAAGGGCCAAGGGTCTGCTGAGAAGGAGGAGCAATCTGGTAACCAGAAGAGGGCCCGTCGGCAGTGGGAATCTTGGAGCACAGAGGACAAAAACAGCTTTTTTGAGGGGCTCTACGAG CATGGGAAGGATTTTGAGGCTATCCAGAACAACATTGCAATGAAGTATAAGAAAAGAGGCAAGCCAGCCAACATGGTGAAGAACAAGGAGCAGGTTCGCCACTTTTACTACCGGACCTGGCACAAGATCTCTAAACACATTGACTTTGCCAATG TGTACTCCAGAGTGCTGAAGAAATCCTCTCAAGAACTGTACGGCCTTATCTGCTATGCCGAGCTCCGCAAAAAAGTTGGAGGGC TAATGGATGATAAGAATGTGGCAAAGCTGAATGAACTAATCCAGCAAGG AGCCACCACCGTGCGCTCCAAAGGGAGGAACTTGCGGATCAAAGCACCCATGTGCCGAGCACTGAAGAAACTTTGTGATCCAGATG GAGTGAGTGACGAGGAGGACCAGAAGCCGGTGCGTCTACCCCTGAAGGTGGCAGTGGAGCTCCAACCACGCAGTAACCAGTCCTGGGCCCGCGTTCAGAGTCTAGCCCACAACCCTCGCCTCAG GATGGTGGTGGAGCTCCACAGGAAAGTCTCCAGCCTCATTGAGTATCTGAAACAGAAGTGGGCGTACCATGACCAGCGGATT CTTAAGAGTCTTATGGAGAGGGAGGCTCTGGAGGGTGGCCAGTCCAACACAGCGTCTCCCAGCAAATCCCAGCAGGATGAGCTCTTTCTTTTCCCCGCCGAAAGCAGTACTTTGACCACACTTCCTGGTGTGGCACGTGTCGTTCACTCCAAGGCCTCCTGCACTGTACACTGGCTAGAAAGTGGCAAGAACCGGCCTAATGCCAAGGAACTCCCAGCTGCTCAGATTCTGGGTATTCACACAGCTCCACCACTTCGGACTAGCACTAAATCTGGACGGGGAGGcacagctgctgctggaggTGCTGGCTCTTCAGTGACTGTATTGGGTGATAGTAGACGAACTGAGCCCCTTAATCCTGAGCCTTCACAAGACTGTTCTACAAAGGTAGAGGAGAAGAGACCTCAGTCTGTTTCTGTCCCTGCCTCCTCACAACAGACTGTGGCTCCTAGGGAAGAGGGAATTGGGATAGGGCCCTTTGAAGGGGGAACAACCGGTAGTGGTGTGGAGGCCAGTAGTGGTTTAGCAGTGACCAAAAGCATGGACAACTTGTGTAGTGGTACAGAAAGCTCATCTGAGCAGTGCAAAGAGGAGCTGAACACCATCACCTCTTCCCCAGAGGGCAACCAGACTCCCCCAGCCAAACCTTCAGTGACTGGCTCAGAGGAGGGAATGTTGCAGGGATCTGCACCAGCAGCCAAAGAACGAGCTGTTGAGCAGATCAGAGGGGAGGGCTGGAGCGCCCGTGACGCAGAGAACGTCACCCTGGCTGAGCTCTACCTGATGTTTGGGAAGCCTGGCAAACTGCAGCTGGAGTATGAGTGGCAGCCCATTGCAGCTCCTTTCAACAACCAAGAAAACGGACAAGCCTCGTCACAGCTCAAGCCCAACAGGACACACCGCGTTTTGCGCTGCCTGCTCAAGCTGGTTGCCACCGAGGTCAATCCTAAACCTTTG GCTCCAGAGCTGTGCTCCACAGCTACATCACCACTTAAGACCCATCAAGAGGAGCAAAACCAGGCCCTCACACCTCCAGGGAAGGGTCCCATAGCAGGTGTTCGCAGCCCCAGCTTTGGCCGGCAGCAGGGGTCTATCCGAGGGGCCCGGTTACACCTGCCAAATGCTGGAGTCTCAG GTGGACGCAACCTGCCCCGCTCTCTGCTGGGGTCGACGGCGGGCAGCGACGGAGAAAGCGGTGTGTTTGCAGTACCCACCACACTGCCCCCCAACAGCTCACGGCACAACAGAATGTTTTCCCCCAATAAGGAAGCTGAGCTAGCCCTCAAACAGCAGCTCGACTCTATCAGT CAGTCAGATCTTTTTTCAAGACAGAGAAAACCTCGAAACCGACAACTTCGGAAACCACTTGTAGTTCAG CGAACACTCCTACCCCGAACTACAGGAGATACTCCTCAGCATGTCTGCTCCTTCTCTATCCTCTCCAACTCCTCTGCCACAG GAACTGGATCTTTCCGGCCAATCCACACTCGCCTGGCTCCTTCCTCCCGCCCCCTCCTGTCCAAAGCTTCCACTGCAGCGTCTAGCTCTGCAGCGGCCAGCCAGCTCTCAA GTGCCATTGACCTGGCAGCGAAGTCTGCAGGTATCATCCCTGGCAGTCCCTGTCGGGAGCTAAATTCTCCCGCTGTTGATAACCGTACCCTGCTCGCCACCACACCCATTGTTGATGCTGAACCAGACTCTCAACTCCTCCAGCACAATGTCCCAGAG AATGGTCAGCCTCCAGCGTCTCCTGAAGTGATCGGTGGTGGggactctctcctctctccacccAGCGTAGCCTCGCTCCTGGACATCTCTCTCCCTGGCCCCCCCGAAGAGGCTCTAGCCCCCGGAGAACCTCAGACACACATCAGTGACTCCATCATCGAGCTCGCCATCAACTCTGCCCACtatg GCGAGGAGGCCGCTCTCTCTCCAGCCAAGCTGAGCAACAATGACGGCTCCAAACTGTTGGCCTCGTCTCCGTCAGTCAGCCCGTCCAGAGGCTGGATCCCTTCGCCCAGCCATGACCCCCAGTGGTACCCCAGCGACTCatctgactccacactgggatGCCTCCTGT CCAGCATGGTCTCTCCTGATAAGGGCAAGCGGAACACCCTAACCCCCTCTGGTCCCTCCAGCGGCACAGCTTTGCTTGGTCCTAGCCTCCTGGACTGCAACTCCCATGATTCCTTTCAGTCCCGTGGCATTCCTGATGTGGCAGAA ATGGACTCTCAGCTTGCGTGTATGATGAGTGAGAGCAGCGTGGACTACATCGCTCGCTTCAATGACCTGGCTCAGGAGCTGGCTGTGACAGAGCCCTCCATCCCACCACCCTGA